A genomic stretch from Angustibacter sp. Root456 includes:
- the meaB gene encoding methylmalonyl Co-A mutase-associated GTPase MeaB, protein MARAVDVPSLVEQAREGRPRAVARLISLVEDAHPALREVMAALAPHTGNAHVIGITGSPGVGKSTSTSALVKALRHRDLRVGVLAVDPSSPFSGGALLGDRVRMQDHALDPGVYIRSMASRGHLGGLSWATPQALRVLDAAGCDVVLVETVGVGQSEVEIAGMADTTLVLLAPGMGDGIQAAKAGILEVGDVFVVNKADRDGADTTVRDIRHMISLAEARSPGDWRPSVVKTVAAREEGIDDLLAAIDKHRDWLESTGHLRERRLRRAADEVEAIAMVVLRERMGDLRHGTGLDALAADVVDGRTDPYAAADTLVDAVTA, encoded by the coding sequence GTCGCGCGCCTGATCTCACTCGTCGAGGACGCCCATCCCGCGCTGCGCGAGGTGATGGCCGCGCTCGCGCCTCACACCGGGAACGCTCACGTCATCGGGATCACCGGCAGCCCGGGCGTGGGCAAGTCGACGTCGACGTCGGCACTGGTGAAGGCGTTGCGGCACAGGGACCTTCGCGTCGGCGTGCTGGCCGTCGACCCGTCGTCACCCTTCTCGGGCGGCGCCCTGCTGGGCGACCGGGTGCGCATGCAGGACCACGCGCTCGACCCCGGCGTGTACATCCGCTCGATGGCCAGCCGGGGCCACCTCGGCGGCCTGTCGTGGGCCACGCCTCAGGCGCTGCGCGTGCTCGACGCCGCTGGCTGCGACGTCGTGCTCGTGGAGACCGTGGGTGTCGGGCAGAGCGAGGTCGAGATCGCCGGCATGGCCGACACCACGCTCGTGCTGCTGGCGCCCGGGATGGGTGACGGCATCCAGGCCGCCAAGGCCGGCATCCTCGAGGTGGGCGACGTCTTCGTCGTCAACAAGGCCGACCGCGACGGCGCCGACACCACGGTGCGCGACATCCGGCACATGATCTCCCTCGCCGAGGCGCGCTCGCCGGGCGACTGGCGGCCGTCGGTCGTCAAGACCGTCGCCGCCCGCGAGGAGGGGATCGACGACCTGCTCGCCGCCATCGACAAGCACCGGGACTGGCTGGAGTCCACCGGCCACCTGCGCGAGCGCCGGCTGCGGCGCGCCGCCGACGAGGTGGAGGCGATCGCCATGGTGGTGCTGCGCGAGCGGATGGGTGACCTGCGGCACGGCACCGGCCTCGACGCGCTCGCGGCCGACGTCGTCGACGGTCGCACCGACCCCTACGCCGCGGCCGACACCCTCGTGGACGCCGTCACCGCCTGA